One Gemmatimonadaceae bacterium genomic window carries:
- the lptC gene encoding LPS export ABC transporter periplasmic protein LptC, translated as MSVWSRTRYRRRGVLGSALTAVMVLGAARCPRKPAAVKPVVAKSSAIPDSADQVIFGLRTVLTDQSVAKGLLLSDTAYTYDDGSRLELRRVNVTFYTAQGLKDGVMTSRTGVYNSRLSRLEARGDVVVIRDDGKRLTSPQLVYDQQRNQIFTDSAFVLNEPERTFTGIGFESDPRMTNFRCLRACKIIAPVQIPVK; from the coding sequence ATGAGTGTGTGGTCACGCACGAGGTACCGGCGCCGCGGTGTGCTGGGCAGTGCGCTGACGGCGGTCATGGTGCTTGGAGCCGCGCGATGCCCACGCAAGCCCGCCGCCGTGAAGCCGGTGGTGGCGAAGTCGTCGGCGATTCCCGATTCCGCCGACCAGGTCATCTTCGGTCTCCGTACCGTGCTCACGGATCAGAGCGTGGCGAAGGGGCTGCTGCTGAGTGACACGGCCTACACCTACGACGACGGGTCGCGCCTGGAGTTGCGCCGGGTCAACGTCACGTTCTACACGGCGCAAGGACTCAAGGATGGCGTGATGACGTCGCGGACCGGCGTGTACAACTCCCGACTGTCGCGCCTGGAGGCGCGCGGTGATGTGGTGGTGATTCGCGATGACGGGAAGCGACTGACCTCCCCCCAACTCGTGTACGATCAGCAACGCAACCAGATCTTCACTGACAGTGCCTTCGTGCTCAACGAACCCGAACGGACCTTCACCGGCATCGGATTCGAATCCGATCCGCGCATGACGAACTTCCGGTGCCTCCGCGCCTGCAAGATCATCGCGCCGGTGCAGATCCCGGTGAAGTAG
- a CDS encoding CTP synthase translates to MTWPAARPPRRYIFVTGGVVSSLGKGIAAASLGRLLVERGFRVTMMKLDPYLNVDPGTMSPFQHGEVFVTDDGAETDLDLGHYERFLDRPLSQANNITTGRIYSNVITKERRGEYLGSTVQVIPHITDEIKLAIKRIAPGNDVVLVEIGGTVGDIESLPFLEAIRQFRREVGKENAMFVHLTLVPYIAAAGEVKTKPTQHSVRELMEIGIQPDFLICRTERPLGDDVKRKIALFCNVDFGAVIESADVPTIYEIPLSFEAQGFAERVMERLRLTAPTPDLAAWRAMVQRITKPRARVKICVVGKYTDYIDSYKSVHEALIHGGIANDVGVDLAWTSSDAFTSPERAREILAAFDGLLVPGGFGVRGVEGMVEAIRAAREMQLPFFGICLGMQVAIIEFSRHVLGLGESHSSEFAPECADPVISLLDSQREVTDKGGTMRLGAYPCRLRPGSKAAEIYGQPEVSERHRHRYEVSNRYRESFVEHGLKLSGLSPDGSLVEMIELPAHPWFIGCQFHPELQSRPLRPHPLFAGFVAAADRHRREDGQAAVSAAQAQMPAPSPVGVNAESAR, encoded by the coding sequence ATCACATGGCCAGCAGCCAGACCACCGCGCCGATACATCTTCGTCACCGGCGGAGTGGTGTCGTCGCTGGGCAAGGGTATCGCCGCCGCGTCGCTGGGTCGACTGCTCGTCGAGCGCGGATTCCGCGTGACGATGATGAAGCTCGACCCCTATCTCAACGTCGACCCCGGCACCATGTCGCCGTTCCAGCACGGCGAGGTGTTTGTCACCGACGATGGCGCGGAGACGGACCTCGATCTCGGGCACTACGAACGTTTCCTTGACCGCCCGCTGTCGCAGGCCAACAACATCACCACGGGTCGCATCTACTCGAATGTCATCACCAAGGAACGGCGCGGTGAGTACCTCGGGTCGACGGTGCAGGTCATCCCGCACATCACCGACGAAATCAAGCTCGCGATCAAACGGATCGCGCCCGGCAACGATGTCGTGCTGGTGGAAATTGGCGGGACGGTTGGCGACATCGAATCGCTGCCATTCCTCGAGGCCATCCGACAGTTCCGGCGTGAGGTCGGCAAGGAGAACGCGATGTTCGTGCACCTGACGCTGGTGCCGTACATCGCGGCCGCGGGCGAAGTGAAGACCAAACCCACGCAGCATTCAGTACGGGAATTGATGGAGATCGGTATTCAACCCGACTTCCTCATCTGTCGCACCGAGCGCCCGCTGGGTGACGACGTCAAGCGCAAGATCGCGTTGTTCTGCAACGTGGACTTCGGCGCCGTGATCGAGAGCGCGGATGTCCCCACGATCTACGAGATTCCCCTGTCCTTCGAGGCACAGGGATTTGCCGAGCGCGTCATGGAGCGCCTGCGCCTCACGGCGCCCACGCCGGATCTCGCCGCCTGGCGCGCCATGGTGCAGCGCATCACCAAGCCGCGCGCGCGCGTGAAGATCTGCGTGGTTGGCAAGTACACCGACTACATCGACAGCTATAAGAGCGTGCACGAAGCCTTGATTCACGGGGGCATTGCCAATGACGTCGGCGTGGATCTCGCCTGGACATCGAGTGACGCGTTCACATCGCCAGAGCGTGCGCGCGAAATTCTGGCGGCGTTCGACGGCCTGCTCGTTCCCGGCGGATTCGGCGTACGCGGCGTCGAGGGAATGGTGGAAGCCATTCGGGCCGCCCGCGAAATGCAGCTGCCGTTCTTCGGTATCTGTCTTGGCATGCAGGTGGCCATCATCGAATTCTCGCGCCATGTCCTGGGCCTGGGCGAAAGCCATTCCAGTGAGTTCGCGCCGGAATGCGCCGATCCGGTCATTTCACTCCTGGACTCGCAACGCGAAGTCACCGACAAGGGCGGCACCATGCGATTGGGTGCGTACCCGTGCCGACTGCGTCCGGGCTCGAAGGCGGCGGAGATCTACGGGCAGCCAGAGGTCAGTGAACGCCATCGGCATCGCTACGAGGTCTCCAATCGGTATCGCGAATCGTTTGTCGAACACGGGCTGAAGCTGAGCGGTCTTTCACCGGATGGTTCGTTGGTGGAGATGATCGAACTACCCGCTCACCCGTGGTTCATCGGCTGTCAGTTCCATCCCGAGCTGCAGTCCCGTCCGCTGCGCCCGCATCCGTTGTTCGCCGGATTTGTGGCGGCGGCCGATCGTCATCGCCGCGAGGATGGCCAGGCGGCGGTGTCGGCAGCACAGGCCCAGATGCCGGCACCGTCGCCGGTCGGGGTGAACGCTGAAAGCGCGCGCTGA
- a CDS encoding HAD hydrolase family protein: MTDHVLPPLIINAPRIDPELARRIRVVGLDVDGVLTDGGVYLGATRVGDGDVTVPFELKRYDIQDGLGIFLLREAGVQIVIITGRVSESVAMRARELGAAAVVQDPHARKLPALRRVLADLKCSLDECAFLGDDLPDLSVLRAVGLPVAVGNAVAEVRRSATLQLSARGGFGAVREFAEALLQARGQWMDLVEDYVAKRSEDPAA, from the coding sequence ATGACCGACCACGTGCTGCCGCCGCTCATCATCAATGCGCCGCGCATTGACCCGGAACTCGCCCGCCGCATTCGCGTGGTGGGTCTCGACGTGGATGGCGTGCTCACCGATGGTGGGGTGTATCTGGGCGCGACGCGCGTCGGCGACGGTGACGTCACCGTGCCGTTTGAGCTCAAGCGGTATGACATCCAGGACGGACTGGGCATCTTTCTCCTGCGCGAAGCCGGTGTGCAGATCGTGATCATCACTGGCCGCGTTTCGGAGAGCGTGGCGATGCGCGCGCGCGAGTTGGGTGCGGCGGCCGTCGTGCAGGATCCACACGCCCGAAAGTTGCCGGCGCTGCGACGAGTGCTCGCGGACCTCAAGTGCTCGCTGGATGAGTGCGCGTTTCTGGGTGACGACTTGCCGGACTTGTCCGTGCTGCGGGCCGTGGGGCTGCCGGTCGCGGTGGGGAATGCCGTGGCCGAAGTGCGGCGCAGCGCCACGTTGCAGTTGTCCGCGCGGGGCGGATTTGGCGCCGTGCGGGAGTTTGCAGAAGCGCTGTTGCAGGCGCGCGGACAGTGGATGGACCTGGTCGAGGACTACGTCGCGAAACGCTCCGAGGATCCGGCGGCATGA
- a CDS encoding KpsF/GutQ family sugar-phosphate isomerase has translation MSTVEEIIARGRRVLELEALALTSAHASLNEAFARAVRLLAECRGRVIVAGVGKSGLVGRKMAATFTSTGTPAMFLHPVESVHGDLGMVGADDVAILISKSGESDELLGLIDALARMGVHMIAMTSEPSSRLARAAEVTLDLGVREEACPHDLAPTTSTTVTLALGDALAVALLQEKGFRKEDFARLHPGGALGRRLLTRVTDVMETDQLPTLSSAATMREAVVLLAARRGIAMVVEQSRVIGVVTAGDLTRLLERERDVLTVPVAAVMSTAPRMAHDYELGSAVVHRMETQGIMAMPVLNADGQLVGIVHLHDLLRAGAA, from the coding sequence ATGAGTACCGTCGAGGAGATCATTGCCCGCGGACGACGAGTACTCGAACTCGAGGCGCTCGCGCTGACCTCGGCGCACGCATCGCTGAATGAGGCGTTTGCCCGCGCGGTGCGTTTGCTGGCCGAGTGCCGAGGACGCGTCATTGTGGCGGGCGTGGGCAAGTCGGGGCTGGTGGGGCGCAAGATGGCCGCGACATTCACCTCCACCGGCACGCCGGCCATGTTCCTGCATCCGGTGGAAAGCGTGCATGGTGATCTCGGGATGGTCGGGGCGGACGACGTCGCGATTCTCATCTCGAAGAGCGGGGAGAGCGACGAACTCCTTGGGCTCATCGATGCCTTGGCGCGCATGGGGGTCCACATGATCGCCATGACGTCAGAGCCATCGTCGCGGTTGGCACGGGCGGCGGAGGTCACCCTCGACCTGGGCGTTCGCGAGGAGGCCTGTCCACACGACCTCGCGCCAACGACCAGTACGACCGTCACGCTGGCCCTTGGCGACGCGTTGGCCGTCGCGTTACTGCAGGAGAAGGGATTTCGCAAAGAGGACTTTGCCCGATTGCACCCCGGCGGGGCACTCGGGCGCCGGTTGCTGACCCGGGTGACGGACGTCATGGAGACCGATCAGCTGCCGACGTTATCCAGCGCGGCCACCATGCGGGAGGCCGTCGTCCTGCTGGCGGCCCGACGCGGCATCGCCATGGTCGTGGAACAGTCTCGCGTCATCGGGGTCGTCACCGCAGGCGATTTGACGCGCTTGCTGGAGCGGGAGCGGGATGTGCTGACCGTGCCGGTCGCGGCGGTGATGTCCACCGCGCCGCGCATGGCCCATGACTACGAATTGGGGAGTGCGGTCGTGCATCGGATGGAGACACAGGGGATCATGGCGATGCCGGTACTCAATGCGGATGGACAGCTGGTGGGGATCGTCCACCTGCACGACTTGCTGCGCGCGGGCGCGGCATGA
- the kdsB gene encoding 3-deoxy-manno-octulosonate cytidylyltransferase has translation MPVLAVIPARLGATRLPRKPLRLLAGLPLVVRVYQRVVALGVADHSVVATDSDEVAEQCVLHGIPVVLTSIEHPSGTDRVAEVAARPEYRGFDIILNVQGDEPFVSFAALSGAVAIVAAHRASIGTAAVPADVGVLERPDVVKVVCTDDGLALYFSRAPIPFLRDGSDRALRQPLVRQHVGVYAYTRDALQAWVTWPPHPLELIERLEQLRPLAHGVAIGVADVPAVDGGIDTEEDLAHANVRWALLNTAGTPLHRHLTPSQEHA, from the coding sequence ATGCCTGTCCTGGCCGTGATCCCGGCGCGCCTCGGTGCCACGCGGTTGCCGCGCAAGCCTCTCCGCCTTTTGGCCGGGCTTCCGCTGGTCGTCCGAGTCTACCAACGCGTGGTGGCGCTCGGTGTGGCCGACCATAGTGTGGTGGCCACCGACTCCGACGAAGTCGCCGAACAGTGCGTCCTTCACGGGATTCCGGTCGTTCTGACATCGATCGAGCATCCATCGGGCACCGACCGCGTGGCGGAAGTGGCGGCCCGTCCGGAATACCGCGGATTTGACATCATCCTGAACGTACAAGGCGACGAGCCGTTTGTGTCGTTCGCGGCGCTTTCCGGGGCCGTCGCGATTGTTGCAGCGCATCGGGCGTCCATTGGCACGGCGGCCGTTCCCGCCGACGTCGGAGTGCTGGAACGGCCCGACGTCGTGAAAGTCGTGTGCACGGATGACGGGTTGGCGCTCTACTTTTCGCGGGCACCCATTCCCTTTCTGCGTGACGGCAGCGATCGCGCACTGCGGCAGCCGCTGGTCCGCCAGCACGTCGGGGTGTACGCGTACACCCGTGACGCGTTGCAGGCATGGGTGACGTGGCCGCCGCATCCGCTCGAATTGATCGAACGTCTGGAGCAACTCCGGCCGCTCGCCCATGGCGTGGCGATCGGCGTCGCCGATGTGCCCGCCGTTGATGGCGGGATCGACACCGAAGAAGATCTGGCCCACGCCAATGTGCGCTGGGCGCTGCTGAACACGGCGGGAACACCGCTGCATCGTCATCTGACCCCGAGCCAGGAACACGCCTGA
- the kdsA gene encoding 3-deoxy-8-phosphooctulonate synthase: MRGTATGDSTSVARFPHDQLFLIAGPCQLEDDTLNLRVGEALARLAEHVPGGIIYKASFDKANRSNVDGVRGPGLEQGLRALERVRASTGLPLLTDVHDAAQCAPAAAVVDVLQIPAFLCRQTDLLLAAGATGKPVNVKKGQWMHPEGMRGALRKVEAGAHLAGLACGELAVTERGTFFGYGDLVVDMRAFVRLRTSCEVPAIFDGTHSVQRPGMGAGGTSGGAREFIPPLVLGAIAAGAQGLFLETHPDPDRAPSDGPNMLPLGVLSDLLARAVDIWDRVRR; the protein is encoded by the coding sequence GTGCGCGGTACAGCCACTGGCGATTCGACCTCCGTCGCGCGGTTCCCCCACGATCAACTGTTCCTGATCGCCGGCCCCTGTCAACTCGAGGATGACACGCTGAATCTGCGCGTGGGCGAGGCACTGGCCCGACTCGCCGAGCACGTGCCGGGCGGCATCATCTACAAGGCCAGCTTCGACAAGGCGAACCGATCGAATGTCGATGGCGTTCGGGGGCCGGGCCTTGAGCAAGGGCTCCGTGCCCTTGAGCGCGTTCGCGCGTCCACGGGGCTGCCTCTCCTGACCGACGTGCACGATGCCGCCCAGTGCGCGCCGGCGGCGGCAGTGGTGGATGTGCTGCAGATCCCCGCCTTCCTGTGCCGACAGACTGACCTCTTGCTGGCGGCGGGCGCCACCGGCAAGCCGGTGAACGTGAAGAAAGGGCAGTGGATGCATCCCGAAGGCATGCGCGGCGCGTTGCGCAAGGTCGAAGCAGGGGCACACCTGGCCGGACTCGCCTGCGGCGAGCTGGCGGTCACCGAGCGCGGCACATTCTTCGGCTATGGGGACCTGGTCGTCGACATGCGCGCGTTTGTGCGTTTGCGCACGAGTTGCGAAGTGCCGGCCATCTTCGATGGCACGCACAGCGTGCAGCGACCGGGCATGGGAGCTGGCGGCACCAGCGGCGGTGCGCGCGAGTTCATTCCACCGCTCGTACTCGGGGCGATCGCCGCCGGTGCGCAGGGACTGTTTCTCGAAACGCATCCCGATCCCGATCGCGCGCCGAGTGATGGCCCGAACATGTTGCCCCTTGGCGTTTTATCAGATCTCCTCGCGCGCGCCGTGGACATCTGGGATCGGGTGCGTCGATGA